The Bubalus bubalis isolate 160015118507 breed Murrah chromosome 2, NDDB_SH_1, whole genome shotgun sequence genome includes the window GTGGGCGGGCACCAGCCACGCCCTGTCATTTTAAGGCCACGCCCCCACCAGGTCTCAGGCACGCCCACTACAGGACGGCGCGGCGCGCACGTGGGCCGTCCGGGGCGGAGTCGACAGCCCAGACCTAGAGAGCAAATCTGGTTCCGGGCCCCACGTTACCGGAAGCGGAAATAGCACCCGGCGAAGCCAGAGTTACCATAACTGCTACCGCGATGCCGAAGGGGCCCAAGCAGCAGCCGCTGGAGCCCGAGTGGATCGGGGACGGAGAGACCACGAGCCCCACAGGTAAGGCTGGcaggcagaggagaaagaagatagaaaagagaagagagagaaatgtgcGCTGGGTCCTACGAGAGGGTGGCGGGCGCGAGACTCACCGGGCCGTTCGGGGGGCTACTGCGCATGCGTGCAGTGGGGCCGGGAAGAGTTTGCCCTGGCAGGAGTGCTTTTGGGATGCCGGCGAAAAGAAAAGGTGTCGGGCTGTCAGGCACGAGCTTCAGTAACACCGGGCAAGAGACGGGGAAGAGAGTATGGGGGACTTCCCTTGGtgatccattggttaagaattGACCTGCCGATCCAGGAGGTGCGGGATCGCTGGTGAGGAAGCTAAGATTTCCACaagcctcctggccaaaaaagacaacacataaaacagaagcattattgtaacagattcagtaATGACTTTAAAGAGGGTccgcgttaaaaaaaaaaaaaaacttaaaagattaTTCCAAGAAGAGGATATGGTAGGAAGAAGAGATGGTGGAAATGAGAAAAGccctgttttcttcttctcttttggaTATCTCGGTCACACCGTATTCCACAACCGGCATGAATATATAAGCTGTGCCTCGACCTATTCTGTGCCAGCGCAACTCGTACTCACCTGGGGTCCCATCTGCTTCTCAAGAGAGGCTGATTCCTTCATGGAGTCGTGCCTAAGACAGCTTTCATAAGACACCTTTTTGACTCAAGTGGAGCAAGAAGGTAGATACTGGGTGTTGGAATGGAGGATTAAGTTTTACTTAAAAACAGCTAATGTATGTTGAGCCACTTGTTTTTAATTATGCACTGTGCTTTGGAGAAGGGACAAAAAAATATGAAGACCTTCTCCCAGACTTGAAGGTACTtcaagaggcagataagatgGATGGAAATAATAGTGGGTAAACAGTGACTAATTTTACAGAACTGGAGATGTAGGGATGAAAAGACTTGCCTATGGAGAAGGGGCAAGTCTAGTGTAGGGGACAGAGCTTTAGTCAGGGAATGTGCTTGAGAATGCTGTGGGACTAGAGAAGACAGGGGCAACATATAGGCAGATGGGAGTGTCAGCAAAGCCTCCCAGGAATATGTGATAGCTGAGTTCATTCTCGAATGATCATTATGAGTTAGCAAGGGGAAGAAGGTTCTAAGCAAGCAGAGGGTACAGTTAATGCAAAGATAGAGATGTAGTTGAGCCTGGCTGGTTCCCAGTATTGTATTGACTCAGGTGATGGTATTGAAAAGATGTGCAAGACAAGACACTGAAAGGCTTTATACTATTCCAAGGAATTTAATCCTAAAGACATTAAGAAGGAAGACCCATTGAAGTGCATAGAAATGATTTGAGTCAGGGAGATCATTTAGGAGGCTCTGGTAAAGAACCCTGTGAGAAGTTATAAGAGGAAGCCAGGGCATTGACTAGAGCTGGGAACCAACTAAGGGGAGAAGAATTAAGGCTGACACTCACTTGAATAATTCCATGGGTACTAGGCTCTTAATTGAAAGCTGTAATGGGCTATGGGTTGGGGAGCAGGAAGAGGTAAGGTCAGCTATTGAATGCTAAATTGGAGATTTCTGAGACGGCAAGGAGAGAGTTTGTTCGGTGGCCGTGGATAGAGCGGTAGACTGGGAGTGAAGACACATGTGTAGTTGAGCTGTTGGATCCTGGGAGTCCCCTAGAGAGTGTCTGTGGATTGAAGTGAAAAGAGGTCTAAGATGGGAACCCAAGAGAACGTCAACAATTAAGGGAAGACATATAGGGAAGGAGGCTGAGGAGATGAAACTAAGAAAGGCGAGCAGCCAGAGAAACTAGAGGCAGACCATCAGGATCCCTGACGCTAAGTAACAACAGGAGAGAAGAATGAAAGTGATGAGGGAATTAGCTTGGAATGTTGCTGAGTATAATCAAGCAAAATAAGGACtacaaaaaaacccccacaacAACAGCCCTTTTTGAATTGAACAACTAAGAGGATGGTGGCAGCTTTGACAAAAGTAGTGTTCATTAGAAGGTAACACCCAAGTCAGATTGTGGAATATTCAAAAAGGAATGGGAgacggcgggggtgggggggggctagTGTGGACTGCACTTTTGAGACTCAGTGAAGACAAGAATAGAAACAGTAATTGGGTGGGGGGAGTGTAAGTTTTCAGAAAGTGCTTCACTTGGCTTTGAAATGAAGAACCACTTCAGTGGTGGCCTTACTAAAAGCAGGAGCTGTTGTGGTGGGGTAAGACGTGGGGGGTACAGGGTAGCTTTAGCCACACTCAGCCTTTTCCTGCTCCTGGGTGATGATACTTCTCACACTTGAACCAGTGGTCAGGAGGCATGGTTGTATTAGTTCATGGAGAGAAATTAGTGCCTGAGTCACTTCTGAGTGTTGTCAGAATGAGCTGATCGCATCATTCCGGCTTGTGTACTACATTGGGTCCTCCCGTTTAGTGGCTTTAGGATTAGAGTCCTCAGAATAGCATATACAGGAAGTCTTTCattatttctccacatctttttgGTTCCATCACACTAGTCACCCCGTACAGGTATCAGATTTTGAAGTGTGTTCAGGGTGGAGGTCACCGATTAAGCAAAGACAGGCATAAGCATGGCTGGGAGTTACCAAGGAGCAGAGAAAAGCCAGTGTCCACAACATCAGTATGGattagggaaagaggagaagaaataGGATACGCCCTTCTCTTTTGTGAGGCCCTAAATTATAGGGCTTGACCTTCATTTTATCCACTTTTTGACACTGTAGATGCTCAGCATCTGAATAAATGATTATTGTGAACTCGGTGGCATTCTGGTCTGAGAATACTTAATGTGGTAGATAGCAGAAGgctttgttttggtttggggATGGGGGAAATTAAGTGACTCCAGGAGTGCCTTTGGATAGAATCAAATAGCCGTAGGCGATGGGATGGTTGGGGGTGAATGTGATGGTGGATAGGCCTAGGAGTGGCGAGAAATCACGAGGCTGCTGGCTGCCTCCCCATCTTATGTTGGAAGGAGTTAGACGTAACCCTCCATCTTCGGGGAAAAGGAGATGGACAGAAAGGAGAGGCTGGAATTTGTCAGTGACCTTTCAACTTCCCACTTTGCTCCCTGGGAACACGAGCTAAGCAGTGTCTCAGGTCACTCTGGGATGAATGACCGATGCCCAGTGAAGCCTAACACAGCGCGGTTTGTGCCGGAAGTGCAAGCGGAGCAGGTGTGGCATAGACCCAGGTGTTTGTTAACTTAGCAGATGGCTTTGTTTCCATGGCCTGCAGGTTCTAAAAATGACATATAATACTTTGTCCTACTTTTTTCCCCATGGGTGACTGGGGTGGGAAAAGGTCTTTCTCTCCCAGTATATCCTGAGTTATTCATGGTACCACTAGCTCAGCTAATTTTGCCACTTAATAACATTGGCGTCATCTCTGAATACCGTCTTACTTCCCACCTCTGCCATCACCTTGTGGATTCTCCTTTTCTGCCTCCCACTGCTCCCCTAGACCAGCCACCATTGTCTGTCTCTTGGGACAGTGTCCAGGGAGGGAGCTAGAAAAACAGTGACTAGGGAGGGTAGAGTCCATTGAGGGTTGGCAGGTGAGATCAGGGTGGCTTTGAAATTTGCAAATCATCATTCACAACGTCTGCTTAACCCTTCTAGACAAAGTggtgaagaaagggaagaaggacaaGAAGACCAAAAAGACGGTGAGGCAGTGAGGGGTGAGGAGAGAGGGGTGTGGGTGTTTCCGAGCAGAAGGTGGCCCTGTGAAGTCggtgagggcaggagggaggggaagaggtcTTGTCGGGAGAGGGAGCAAGGCGGGATGGTGTGTGTGGCAGGTCCCTGGGTACATGCGTGGTGGTGAAGGGCTTAGATCTTAACTCCTGTTGTAGTTCTTCGAGGAACTGGCAGTAGAAGACAAACAGgctggggaagaagagaaagtgCTCAAGGagaaggagcagcagcagcagcagcagcagcaggtacggGTGTCAGCAGACCAACCACTCCCTGGAGGCATCTTCGGTCCGCCAGCCCCTCCACAGCCCACACTGGTTCACTCAGCTGACTGGGAGTGTTCTCTGGGGCAGAGATACAGCAGCGGCCCAGCCTTCATTCTCTCACCCTGTTTGGCTTTCAGCAGCAAAAAAAGAAGCGAGACACCCGAAAAGGGAGGCGGAAAAAGGATGTGGATGATGACGGAGAGGAGAAGGAGCTCATGGAGCGTCTTAAGAAGCTCTCAGTACCAGCCAGCGATGAGGAGGACGAGGGTAAATGCACTGAGGGGAGATGGGTACCTGGAACCCTTGAGTCAGGAAGAGTCAAGGGTTCATTCCTTGATCTTGGAGTTGGAGTAGATTGAGGAGTGGACATGGTCATTCTCTTTCCCAGCTCACCTTCTCCCCTTGTCATTTCAGTACCCGCCCCAGTACCCCGAGGAGGGAAGAAAACCAAGGTAAGCCGTCTGTCTCAGTGGTAGACAGAGACCCCAGGGGTGCAGCCTTGACCATCCTACTGACTTCTGCCCTTTCATTCTTCAGGGTGGTAATGTTTTTGCAGCCCTGATTCAGGATCAgagtgaagaggaggaggaggaggaggaaaaacatCCTCCTAAGCCGGCCAAGCCAGAGAAGAATCGGATCAATAAGGTGATATGGCTGTGCTAGTCCCTCCCACCCCATGTGGCACCTCTGGCTACAGTGTGGTGATTCCCTGgcttcttttcctgctttcaacTAGCTTTTCTAGGCCAGGCCAGTCTTGCTTATACTGTCAGTTTATCCTGTCAAAGtcagcttttttaaaagtattatcacTCTGAAATTTACAGCGATTCTGTTGCTTTCAAACTCAAAATCTAAACCAAAGACTTTCAAGTCTTTGCCCTTCCACCAGGACCCCTCTGCAGGATTGCTTGGGACTTGCCTTGTATACCGATCAGCCTCATCACGTTTTAATCCGGCCTGACTGTGTGCTGAAGCCTttattttttaccactaagccaccagagaagcctgaagcctttattctttatgctttctcttcttcctaGAACACCTTCTCCAAGCCTATGACCATTCTCTCTTCTCAGCATTTGCCATCTGCAGGAAGCCCTCCAGTGTTAGGGCCATCCCATCTACGTGGCTCATTTGCCTACTCGCAGTCCCTTAGCTTCGCTGTTACTCTCTTCTCGTCTCTTCACTGTCTGTCTGCCGCTGGAGGGCAGGTTTTTTCTGGGTCTCATTTTCTCCCTGGCAGACTTAGTACAGTTAACTGCTACTCCTGGACTACCTAGAAATTCTTGTCAAGCTACAGGATAGCAAATTAatttgtatgtctgtgtgtgtcttttccAGGCTGTATCTCAGGAACAACAGCCAGGGTTGAAGGGCAAAAAGACAAAGGAGGAGAAGTCAAAGGGGAAGGCCAAGGTGAGGGAACATTGGCGGGAGGTGGGCTGGTCTCAAGAATCAGAGCATTACATCTGACCTGCTGGATTTTCCCTGTAGCCTCAAAATAAATTTGCTGCTCTGGAgagtgaagaggaggaggatgaagaggaagtaacaaaagaaaaggaaccgcccaagcaagggaaggagaaggcCAAGAAGGCAGAGCAGGTGTGTGTTTTGATGTTGGGGGGATGTGGGCTGAGGGGATCAGCCTTGGTGGCCCTTGGGCCAGGGGCAGGACGTGAGCTGCGACCTGGGGTGCTCTTACTCCCCAgagcaggggttggcaaacttttgtAAAGGACTTCCTAGTAAATACTTTGGACTTACAGACCGCATACAATCTctgatacatatttttcttttctgtttttggaaagcctctttgaaaatgtaaaagcCATTCTTAGTTCAAGTGCCCTAATTTGCACCTCTTGATCCAGAAGAGGAAGGGACATGGCTGGCACCCTCAGCCCaggttctggctctgccactcccTGTGTGATCTTGAGTACGTCTTGTCACCTCTTCAGGCCTCACTCTTCTCATCTGTGTCATCGAGTGACCTCTGAGCTCCCCTGTACCGCCAGCACCTGCTAGTTCTCATTCTGTTGGCTCTGCACAGGGCTTCTGGACCTCTGCTTTGCATGTTTACCTGCAGAGAAACTCGTGTGATACATGAGGAAGAGAACCTGTTCCTTTTGTTTTACCTTCAGTTACATTGTATTGACAGTTACATAGGTATAGGTACATACACATCTTTacatttcatatatacatacataggtgtcttcctggtggcacagatggatACAGGGCtacaaggaaaccagaatgggTATGAGAATGTGAGCACTGCCAAGATATTTCAGGATTCTGGGAGAGAGACAGAGCTGACTGTGGACCTGGCAGTGGATGACATGAAGTTCTCAAAGGCCCCCTTGTTTTTACCGTTGCCTGGTTCTCACAGGGctcagaggaaggagaagaggaggaggaagaaggggagtcCAAAGCCGATGACCCCTATGCTCACCTTagcaagaaggagaagaagaaactcAAGAAACAAGTAAGACCTTGGGTTCTTAGTGGTCAAAGGCAGGAGAAGTTTTTGTTTAATGCTTCAAGTAGGGGACATGTGAAGGGAGAGCTTTGGGAGCTGGGTTGAGTACAACAGCTGGAGTAAGGAAACAGTTGTGTTCTGTGAGCACAGTGTCATGGTGTCTGGTGATATGGGTCTGTGTTGTGGCAACGGGAAAGTGGCAGGCAGTGGCCTCAAATGTgatcttcccttccttctcagaTGGAGTATGAGCGCCAGGTGGCTTCGTTAAAAGCAGCCAATGCTGCTGAAAATGACTTCTCTGTGTCGCAAGCAGAGGTGTCTTCCCGCCAGGCCATGCTAGAAAATGCCTCTGACATCAAGGTAAGGTGCGAAGGAGCCCCTCCTACCAGCTCAGCCAGGGACCTGCCACTTCTCCCCTTCCCCTGAGAGGCCACGGTGACCAAGGAAGTGGGTAGGAGGAGGAGGTCCATTGGGAAAAAAGCTGGGAGACGTTCTCCACATCTTGAATTCTCCCAGCCTGTGCAAGAAGTTAGAAGAACCAGCATAGGAGTCCAGCTTTGGAGGGAAGCAGGTTGGGACAGGCTGGTCGCGCTTAGGGTGTGGACTCTGATTAGAGGCAGTGGatggggagggggcttccctgcaGAGAAAAAGGTGCAGCTGCTAGACATACGGAAGGGAGTTCTAATGTACTCACTCTTTGCTGACCATCGCAGCTGGAGAAGTTCAGCATCTCGGCCCATGGCAAGGAGCTGTTCGTCAACGCAGACCTGTACATCGTCGCCGGCCGCCGCTACGGGCTGGTGGGACCCAATGGGtgaggagaggaggggctggagcTGTGAGAGGGGAGGGGCCAGAGGGAGAAGAGACTTGTTCTGGGAGGCAGCCTGGTCCTCAAAGCTCTCATTCCCCAGCAAGGGCAAGACCACTCTCCTCAAGCACATCGCCAACCGAGCCCTGAGCATCCCTCCCAACATCGACGTGCTGCTGTGCGAGCAGGGTGAGGCCGCTAGTGGCagaggggctggtggggagggggaaactCAGGGGCTTGCGAGGGGCTGCCACTGGGGTATGTGAGCCAGCCAAGAACAGACGAGCCCATGGTTGTGGAGTTGGAAGGGTTATGTGGGGAGACTGGGGACTGGGAAACGGGTGCCACAGAAGTAGGGGGTGCAGTGAGAGGCTGGAACAAGTGCCGAGAGCTGGACAGGGTCAGGCAGTCCAGAAACGGAGCTGCAGAGAAGAGGGGGTGGCAGACTTGGCCCCTGGGCACACCCTGACTGCTCCCCGGCCCCCAGAGGTGGTAGCTGATGAGACGCCAGCCGTGCAGGCTGTCCTTCGAGCGGACACCAAGCGCTTGAAGCTGCTGGAAGAGGAGCGGCGGCTTCAGGGACAGCTGGAGCAGGGCGACGACACAGCTGCCGAGAGGCTCGAGAAGGTAGAGGAGATggcgcaggggacatgggctaaGACTGGGGGCTCCCGGGACCCCCCAACATgtgtcctcttctccctcctcccaggtGTACGAGGAATTGCGGGCCACCGGGGCGGCCGCTGCAGAGGCCAAAGCCCGCCGGATCCTGGCCGGCCTGGGCTTTGACCCTGAGATGCAAAATCGACCCACGCAGAAGTTCTCGGGGGGCTGGCGCATGCGTGTCTCCTTGGCCAGGTGggctcccaccccctgccctcccGGCCTCTGCCcacccttcccttcttcctgttCTTCCAAGGCTGTCTTCTCCCTCCCGTACTGTCTGACTTGTCAGATTCGGAGGGCTTCTCTCCCTGTCTAGGGGTGTGTTCTCATCTGTCTCAGGAACTCTCAGGAGAAATTGGGAAGGAGTGTTCATGGTCTCAGGCTCCGCTTAGCAGAGGCTTCTGTGGGTTGTCTGAGCAAGGGTCTTCCTCCCACTGACCCTGCCTTCTGCCGCCCACCCTCTAGGGCGCTGTTCATGGAGCCCACGCTGCTAATGTTGGACGAGCCCACCAACCACTTGGACCTCAATGCTGTCATCTGGCTCAACAAGTGAGTAGCCCTGGATTATAGGTTTGTATCACTGGTCTCCAGTCTGCCCCTGACAGCTCTCACCCCAGCCTCTCTCTTTCGCTTCCTGCCCCTGTCTGCACTCTAACCTGGAGATTGTGACATTTCCACACTCTTTAAAACCCAGCTACCTCCAGGGCTGGCGGAAGACGCTGCTCATCGTCTCCCACGACCAGGGCTTCCTGGATGATGTATGTACCGACATCATCCATCTCGACGCCCAGCGGCTTCACTACTACAGGGGCAATTACAGTACGTGGGACGTACGAGGGCGAGGAAAGGGATAGTTCCTGGAGAAaggcctgggagggagggacacaGGGACGCGGTGATAATTCTGAGTATTTCAGAGTTCTGGACATGATCCCTGCCCCCCCTTCCCCATCCTGCTGGGGACAGGGACAAGCATTGATGACCCCCCATCCCCTTGCCCCAGTGACCTTCAAGAAGATGTACCAGCAAAAGCAGAAGGAACTGCTGAAGCAATATGAGAAGCAGGAGAAAAAGCTGAAGGAGCTAAAGGCGGGTGGCAAGTCCACCAAGCAGGCGGTGAGCGCTGGCTCTTCCTGGGCAGGGATTTTCTCGGGAGAAGGAGCGGGGCTCAGACCCTGCCTGCCATTCAAGGCCTCCCGTCCAAGGCTTGGATGTCTCCCTTTCCCCGTTCTCCTCAGGAGAAGCAAACCAAGGAAGCCTTGACTCGAAAGCAGCAGAAGTGCCGGCGGAAAAATCAGGATGAGGAGTCACAGGAGGCCCCCGAGCTGCTGAAGCGCCCCAAGGAGTACACTGTGCGCTTCACGTTCCCCGACCCACCGCCGCTCAGCCCTCCAGTGCTGGGCCTGCACGGTGAGCGGCCGCGGTCCTGCCTCACCGCCCCACCAGGGCTCTCTGGTGCCCTCGGGGGActctgaagagaaaataaagtgctgcttttcttgctttctcagGTGTGACCTTTGGCTATGAGGGGCAGAAACCACTCTTTAAGAATCTGGATTTTGGCATCGACATGGACTCAAGGAGTGAGCTGGGGGGAGGCTCGGTGCAGGGTTCGGGGTGGCACTCGGGCTGTGGAGCAGGAGCCCCAGGGAGTTTCTGGGGACCTCCCCTCTGACCTCTGTCTTCCCTCTGGCAGTCTGCATCGTGGGCCCTAACGGCGTGGGGAAgagcaccctgctgctgctgctgacaggCAAGCTGACTCCGGTGAGTCCAGGAGTCAGGGAGGGGCGTGGTGGTGGGCGAGCAGAGGCATGAGCACATGGCTGTTCCCTGGAGGCTCCAACTGGGGAGCCGTCTCTTCTGTGGAGAGTTAAATACAGAACTCGTCATGGATGGTTCTTTCCCTTAAGAGGTGCTGTAGAGGACAGTTTAGATCAGTCAGGGATACAGACCTGGAGAAGTGGGCCCAGATGAAGGGCATGCCTCCCCCATCCCGCTTGTGTGTTCTGGTTATATAAGAAATAGATGCCCATTGTAGAATCGTTAGAAATTGTGGgaaccagggaattcctggcagtccagtagttaggactcaggGCTTTTACTGGCATGAgcccgggttagatccctgatccgggaactaAGCAAGGGACAGATGAAAAACAAATTGCATAAGCCGGAGAAAAATCTAGAGATAACCTGTATTAATTTTAATGGAtcgctttcctttttttttttcttacaagcatatatgtaattatttttcttaacaaaagTGGGTTATCCTGTTAATTGTTTTGTAGCTAGCTTTTTTCAGATAACGTATATTAAGCATTTTTTTGTGCCTGTAGTCCTATATGCATTTTTCTCATGGATCTATTATAATTTATTTGACGTCTGTTGTTTAGAATGTTTCTGGTTTTTCACTGAAGGACAATACTATAGTAA containing:
- the ABCF1 gene encoding ATP-binding cassette sub-family F member 1 isoform X1, whose product is MPKGPKQQPLEPEWIGDGETTSPTDKVVKKGKKDKKTKKTFFEELAVEDKQAGEEEKVLKEKEQQQQQQQQQQQQKKKRDTRKGRRKKDVDDDGEEKELMERLKKLSVPASDEEDEVPAPVPRGGKKTKGGNVFAALIQDQSEEEEEEEEKHPPKPAKPEKNRINKAVSQEQQPGLKGKKTKEEKSKGKAKPQNKFAALESEEEEDEEEVTKEKEPPKQGKEKAKKAEQGSEEGEEEEEEGESKADDPYAHLSKKEKKKLKKQMEYERQVASLKAANAAENDFSVSQAEVSSRQAMLENASDIKLEKFSISAHGKELFVNADLYIVAGRRYGLVGPNGKGKTTLLKHIANRALSIPPNIDVLLCEQEVVADETPAVQAVLRADTKRLKLLEEERRLQGQLEQGDDTAAERLEKVYEELRATGAAAAEAKARRILAGLGFDPEMQNRPTQKFSGGWRMRVSLARALFMEPTLLMLDEPTNHLDLNAVIWLNNYLQGWRKTLLIVSHDQGFLDDVCTDIIHLDAQRLHYYRGNYMTFKKMYQQKQKELLKQYEKQEKKLKELKAGGKSTKQAEKQTKEALTRKQQKCRRKNQDEESQEAPELLKRPKEYTVRFTFPDPPPLSPPVLGLHGVTFGYEGQKPLFKNLDFGIDMDSRICIVGPNGVGKSTLLLLLTGKLTPTRGEMRKNHRLKIGFFNQQYAEQLRMEETPTEYLQRGFNLPYQDARKCLGRFGLESHAHTIQICKLSGGQKARVVFAELACREPDVLILDEPTNNLDIESIDALGEAINEYKGAVIVVSHDARLITETNCQLWVVEEQSVSQIDGDFEDYKREVLEALGEVMVSRPRE
- the ABCF1 gene encoding ATP-binding cassette sub-family F member 1 isoform X2; protein product: MPKGPKQQPLEPEWIGDGETTSPTDKVVKKGKKDKKTKKTFFEELAVEDKQAGEEEKVLKEKEQQQQQQQQQQKKKRDTRKGRRKKDVDDDGEEKELMERLKKLSVPASDEEDEVPAPVPRGGKKTKGGNVFAALIQDQSEEEEEEEEKHPPKPAKPEKNRINKAVSQEQQPGLKGKKTKEEKSKGKAKPQNKFAALESEEEEDEEEVTKEKEPPKQGKEKAKKAEQGSEEGEEEEEEGESKADDPYAHLSKKEKKKLKKQMEYERQVASLKAANAAENDFSVSQAEVSSRQAMLENASDIKLEKFSISAHGKELFVNADLYIVAGRRYGLVGPNGKGKTTLLKHIANRALSIPPNIDVLLCEQEVVADETPAVQAVLRADTKRLKLLEEERRLQGQLEQGDDTAAERLEKVYEELRATGAAAAEAKARRILAGLGFDPEMQNRPTQKFSGGWRMRVSLARALFMEPTLLMLDEPTNHLDLNAVIWLNNYLQGWRKTLLIVSHDQGFLDDVCTDIIHLDAQRLHYYRGNYMTFKKMYQQKQKELLKQYEKQEKKLKELKAGGKSTKQAEKQTKEALTRKQQKCRRKNQDEESQEAPELLKRPKEYTVRFTFPDPPPLSPPVLGLHGVTFGYEGQKPLFKNLDFGIDMDSRICIVGPNGVGKSTLLLLLTGKLTPTRGEMRKNHRLKIGFFNQQYAEQLRMEETPTEYLQRGFNLPYQDARKCLGRFGLESHAHTIQICKLSGGQKARVVFAELACREPDVLILDEPTNNLDIESIDALGEAINEYKGAVIVVSHDARLITETNCQLWVVEEQSVSQIDGDFEDYKREVLEALGEVMVSRPRE
- the ABCF1 gene encoding ATP-binding cassette sub-family F member 1 isoform X3, whose product is MPKGPKQQPLEPEWIGDGETTSPTDKVVKKGKKDKKTKKTFFEELAVEDKQAGEEEKVLKEKEQQQQQQQQQKKKRDTRKGRRKKDVDDDGEEKELMERLKKLSVPASDEEDEVPAPVPRGGKKTKGGNVFAALIQDQSEEEEEEEEKHPPKPAKPEKNRINKAVSQEQQPGLKGKKTKEEKSKGKAKPQNKFAALESEEEEDEEEVTKEKEPPKQGKEKAKKAEQGSEEGEEEEEEGESKADDPYAHLSKKEKKKLKKQMEYERQVASLKAANAAENDFSVSQAEVSSRQAMLENASDIKLEKFSISAHGKELFVNADLYIVAGRRYGLVGPNGKGKTTLLKHIANRALSIPPNIDVLLCEQEVVADETPAVQAVLRADTKRLKLLEEERRLQGQLEQGDDTAAERLEKVYEELRATGAAAAEAKARRILAGLGFDPEMQNRPTQKFSGGWRMRVSLARALFMEPTLLMLDEPTNHLDLNAVIWLNNYLQGWRKTLLIVSHDQGFLDDVCTDIIHLDAQRLHYYRGNYMTFKKMYQQKQKELLKQYEKQEKKLKELKAGGKSTKQAEKQTKEALTRKQQKCRRKNQDEESQEAPELLKRPKEYTVRFTFPDPPPLSPPVLGLHGVTFGYEGQKPLFKNLDFGIDMDSRICIVGPNGVGKSTLLLLLTGKLTPTRGEMRKNHRLKIGFFNQQYAEQLRMEETPTEYLQRGFNLPYQDARKCLGRFGLESHAHTIQICKLSGGQKARVVFAELACREPDVLILDEPTNNLDIESIDALGEAINEYKGAVIVVSHDARLITETNCQLWVVEEQSVSQIDGDFEDYKREVLEALGEVMVSRPRE
- the ABCF1 gene encoding ATP-binding cassette sub-family F member 1 isoform X4 translates to MPKGPKQQPLEPEWIGDGETTSPTDKVVKKGKKDKKTKKTFFEELAVEDKQAGEEEKVLKEKEQQQQQQQQKKKRDTRKGRRKKDVDDDGEEKELMERLKKLSVPASDEEDEVPAPVPRGGKKTKGGNVFAALIQDQSEEEEEEEEKHPPKPAKPEKNRINKAVSQEQQPGLKGKKTKEEKSKGKAKPQNKFAALESEEEEDEEEVTKEKEPPKQGKEKAKKAEQGSEEGEEEEEEGESKADDPYAHLSKKEKKKLKKQMEYERQVASLKAANAAENDFSVSQAEVSSRQAMLENASDIKLEKFSISAHGKELFVNADLYIVAGRRYGLVGPNGKGKTTLLKHIANRALSIPPNIDVLLCEQEVVADETPAVQAVLRADTKRLKLLEEERRLQGQLEQGDDTAAERLEKVYEELRATGAAAAEAKARRILAGLGFDPEMQNRPTQKFSGGWRMRVSLARALFMEPTLLMLDEPTNHLDLNAVIWLNNYLQGWRKTLLIVSHDQGFLDDVCTDIIHLDAQRLHYYRGNYMTFKKMYQQKQKELLKQYEKQEKKLKELKAGGKSTKQAEKQTKEALTRKQQKCRRKNQDEESQEAPELLKRPKEYTVRFTFPDPPPLSPPVLGLHGVTFGYEGQKPLFKNLDFGIDMDSRICIVGPNGVGKSTLLLLLTGKLTPTRGEMRKNHRLKIGFFNQQYAEQLRMEETPTEYLQRGFNLPYQDARKCLGRFGLESHAHTIQICKLSGGQKARVVFAELACREPDVLILDEPTNNLDIESIDALGEAINEYKGAVIVVSHDARLITETNCQLWVVEEQSVSQIDGDFEDYKREVLEALGEVMVSRPRE
- the ABCF1 gene encoding ATP-binding cassette sub-family F member 1 isoform X5; its protein translation is MPKGPKQQPLEPEWIGDGETTSPTDKVVKKGKKDKKTKKTFFEELAVEDKQAGEEEKVLKEKEQQQQQQQKKKRDTRKGRRKKDVDDDGEEKELMERLKKLSVPASDEEDEVPAPVPRGGKKTKGGNVFAALIQDQSEEEEEEEEKHPPKPAKPEKNRINKAVSQEQQPGLKGKKTKEEKSKGKAKPQNKFAALESEEEEDEEEVTKEKEPPKQGKEKAKKAEQGSEEGEEEEEEGESKADDPYAHLSKKEKKKLKKQMEYERQVASLKAANAAENDFSVSQAEVSSRQAMLENASDIKLEKFSISAHGKELFVNADLYIVAGRRYGLVGPNGKGKTTLLKHIANRALSIPPNIDVLLCEQEVVADETPAVQAVLRADTKRLKLLEEERRLQGQLEQGDDTAAERLEKVYEELRATGAAAAEAKARRILAGLGFDPEMQNRPTQKFSGGWRMRVSLARALFMEPTLLMLDEPTNHLDLNAVIWLNNYLQGWRKTLLIVSHDQGFLDDVCTDIIHLDAQRLHYYRGNYMTFKKMYQQKQKELLKQYEKQEKKLKELKAGGKSTKQAEKQTKEALTRKQQKCRRKNQDEESQEAPELLKRPKEYTVRFTFPDPPPLSPPVLGLHGVTFGYEGQKPLFKNLDFGIDMDSRICIVGPNGVGKSTLLLLLTGKLTPTRGEMRKNHRLKIGFFNQQYAEQLRMEETPTEYLQRGFNLPYQDARKCLGRFGLESHAHTIQICKLSGGQKARVVFAELACREPDVLILDEPTNNLDIESIDALGEAINEYKGAVIVVSHDARLITETNCQLWVVEEQSVSQIDGDFEDYKREVLEALGEVMVSRPRE